One Branchiostoma floridae strain S238N-H82 chromosome 15, Bfl_VNyyK, whole genome shotgun sequence DNA window includes the following coding sequences:
- the LOC118431658 gene encoding uncharacterized protein LOC118431658 has translation MYRRLQEIRQSHELYRVPNPPSNPKPANQAPQDVERQTRKGRRNLRKAPQVLGKAPQVLGVDMNEVMDSCEEADRHLKAGHRPEYIPARGFSDNMPNRYMRSSPTEEELDRTLDDHAERLYHHKLQTQMFGEDLSTSKMPTKKRGKKVRAQEKLHQLEQERHNAVPFSHEHQLFRSVCTTAMFGEDLSDKSTRRAPAQPGLVGGRNHRTHDMQGAEKARYQVKPEPDDHDEAVYITMADLDFRANRLKLAADLDLSSDRTAIKLPSLAPQRHRLAGKRTAAAATISGHHSRMDTKPHIAATSDNAAPSNMPGHYLVSFNPLTDFLRLTVNTVDTSFQCKRLVLNVTPARRVSVTYKITGKEAQE, from the exons ATGTACAGAAGACTACAAGAGATCCGTCAGTCCCATGAGTTGTACCGTGTCCCCAACCCTCCCTCCAACCCCAAGCCAGCCAACCAGGCGCCACAGGATGTCGAGCGCCAGACCCGTAAGGGCCGCAGAAACCTCCGCAAGGCCCCCCAGGTCCTCGGCAAGGCCCCCCAGGTCCTCGGTGTGGACATGAACGAGGTGATGGACTCCTGTGAAGAAGCCGATCGTCACCTGAAGGCTGGGCACAGACCTGAGTACATTCCAGCCAGAGGATTCTCAGACAACATGCCAAACAG ATACATGAGATCATCCCCCACAGAAGAGGAGCTGGATAGAACCTTAGACGATCACGCGGAGAGACTGTACCACCACAAACTGCAGACCCAGATGTTTGGGGAGGACCTCAGCACCTCAAAGATGCCGACTAAGAAGCGAGGTAAGAAAGTCCGCGCACAGGAAAAGCTCCACCAACTCGAGCAGGAGCGCCACAACGCCGTGCCCTTCAGCCACGAACACCAGCTGTTCCGATCGGTCTGCACCACGGCCATGTTTGGCGAGGACCTGTCCGATAAGTCGACCCGTAGAGCGCCCGCACAGCCCGGCCTGGTTGGAGGACGGAACCACCGCACCCACGACATGCAGGGGGCAGAGAAGGCGCGGTACCAGGTGAAACCTGAGCCTGATGATCACGATGAGGCCGTCTACATCACCATGGCAGATCTGGACTTCCGCGCAAACAGACTGAAGCTAGCAGCCGACTTGGATCTCTCCTCTGACAGGACTG CCATCAAGCTGCCGTCCCTGGCTCCACAGCGCCACCGTCTGGCTGGAAAGAGAACTGCAGCAGCCGCCACCATCTCTGGCCACCACTCG CGGATGGACACAAAGCCACACATCGCTGCAACGTCCGACAACGCAGCCCCAAGTAACATGCCTGGCCACTACTTGGTGAGTTTCAACCCGTTGACTGATTTCTTGAGACTTACAGTCAACACTGTTGACACTAGTTTTCAGTGCAAAAGA